A single region of the Pirellulales bacterium genome encodes:
- a CDS encoding type II toxin-antitoxin system RelE/ParE family toxin produces the protein MKLVLSEAFREELREEFLYLRKKNPAAARVVRDRLVAAIQRLKNYPDSGRAWRLPGSRELVIHGLPYIVIYKVSAEAVIVASLLHSSREVQRVH, from the coding sequence GTGAAACTTGTCCTGTCAGAGGCGTTCCGCGAGGAACTGCGTGAAGAGTTTCTCTACCTTCGCAAGAAGAACCCCGCTGCGGCTCGGGTCGTTCGCGATCGGCTCGTCGCAGCTATTCAGCGTCTGAAGAATTACCCGGACTCGGGCCGTGCATGGCGTTTGCCCGGCAGTCGGGAACTCGTGATCCACGGGCTTCCGTATATCGTCATCTATAAGGTCTCGGCGGAAGCCGTGATTGTAGCGTCGCTGCTGCATTCCTCGCGTGAGGTGCAGCGTGTCCACTGA
- a CDS encoding HEAT repeat domain-containing protein: MSEGAKAAVHTYLASATDFTTLTERDHSHELAKYGKDIIPALEDSFESVSPIQRVLTAWMLLRLGELKAGWVSQEAMSRCRDFLETSMSTSDADLRLWTCTVLQHGHAPQSMVESLTRTLADGPDDVRVFVAAALVGTGEGNQTAMSVLANALVGDHEIHSAIAASAFVRLGIRRAEAVKQLVATLRTNLFGRPIPVLQILGEIGPAALSAAPAVIELVGNTSLSPLDRGYAALTLGSIRRGTGKGNKILERALHSEHWQIVQGSAEGLALVGPATSGVIRRLIELLSDDNEDLRRAAAIGLRAFGPSAVEAMSNMIGRLAVETSPKVLDELVGALSALGQSAVPSLVDIVRQGDMRTIASVVSALSWIARDHTEAVICATLMDTDEVVRKAGVMVVFDLQDQASAAAPILARLLDETVDDNHAAVLIAAISACGPSGAMALDSLINALIHRHGIASEWAENALRKIGREATRSLQSVLPRVEGEQKAKVNRLLSSLDGGKSDLLEQFAGIDLETIRTYVLVGSFLESAPSASSWPTILSALQKQFPENDAGIDLDISARTLSNRVGRLGDMLGLKLTDHAERTRGRLTKDGQRIWRSASEYLRVLAMSRQTGETA; this comes from the coding sequence ATGAGTGAAGGAGCCAAAGCGGCCGTTCATACCTATCTGGCATCAGCGACGGATTTCACCACCCTAACGGAGCGAGACCATTCTCACGAACTCGCGAAGTACGGAAAAGACATTATTCCCGCTCTTGAAGACTCATTCGAGAGTGTTTCTCCGATTCAGCGGGTACTCACTGCATGGATGTTGCTTCGACTGGGAGAGCTGAAGGCTGGATGGGTTTCCCAAGAAGCCATGTCGCGTTGTCGAGACTTCCTCGAAACGTCAATGTCGACGTCGGATGCCGATCTTCGACTCTGGACATGTACGGTGCTGCAACATGGCCACGCGCCGCAGTCGATGGTCGAGAGTCTGACGAGGACGCTTGCCGACGGCCCGGACGATGTTCGGGTATTTGTGGCTGCCGCCCTGGTGGGAACCGGTGAAGGCAATCAAACCGCGATGTCGGTATTGGCGAATGCCCTGGTGGGAGATCACGAAATCCATTCGGCGATTGCCGCTTCGGCGTTCGTTCGACTTGGTATTCGCCGTGCGGAAGCCGTGAAACAGCTAGTCGCGACCCTGCGGACGAACCTCTTTGGACGTCCCATTCCCGTTCTTCAAATTCTGGGAGAAATCGGTCCGGCGGCACTTTCCGCAGCACCAGCAGTGATTGAACTGGTTGGCAATACGTCTCTCTCGCCATTGGATCGAGGGTATGCGGCACTCACGCTGGGAAGCATTAGGAGGGGGACAGGTAAAGGAAACAAGATCCTTGAACGTGCATTGCATTCCGAGCATTGGCAAATCGTGCAGGGTTCTGCCGAAGGATTGGCACTCGTAGGACCGGCGACATCGGGGGTGATTCGGCGGCTCATCGAGCTGCTCTCAGACGACAACGAGGACTTGCGGCGCGCTGCCGCCATCGGATTGCGCGCGTTCGGTCCATCCGCCGTTGAGGCGATGTCCAATATGATCGGGCGACTCGCTGTGGAAACAAGCCCCAAAGTATTGGACGAACTAGTGGGGGCGTTAAGCGCCTTGGGACAATCAGCTGTGCCCTCGCTGGTAGACATCGTACGGCAAGGGGACATGCGTACGATTGCATCGGTCGTAAGCGCATTGAGTTGGATCGCCCGCGACCATACCGAAGCCGTCATTTGCGCGACGCTCATGGATACGGACGAAGTCGTTCGGAAGGCCGGGGTGATGGTTGTCTTCGACTTACAGGATCAAGCGAGTGCCGCTGCGCCGATACTGGCGAGGCTGTTGGATGAGACCGTTGATGACAATCATGCAGCAGTTTTGATCGCCGCGATTTCAGCCTGTGGCCCATCGGGGGCAATGGCTCTGGATTCTTTGATCAACGCGCTGATTCACCGGCATGGCATCGCTTCGGAGTGGGCGGAGAATGCGCTTCGAAAGATTGGTCGTGAGGCTACTCGATCCCTGCAATCGGTGCTTCCAAGGGTTGAAGGAGAACAGAAGGCGAAGGTAAATCGTCTGCTATCGTCACTTGATGGTGGGAAATCCGATCTTCTTGAACAGTTTGCCGGGATTGACCTTGAGACGATCCGTACGTACGTGCTGGTCGGTAGCTTCCTAGAATCCGCACCGAGCGCATCTTCTTGGCCGACGATACTGAGTGCTTTGCAAAAGCAGTTTCCGGAGAATGATGCTGGCATCGACTTGGACATTTCCGCCAGGACACTCAGCAATAGAGTGGGGAGGCTAGGAGACATGCTTGGCCTCAAACTCACTGATCACGCCGAGAGGACGAGAGGAAGATTGACAAAGGATGGTCAGCGAATCTGGCGAAGCGCGTCCGAGTACTTGCGTGTGCTGGCCATGTCCCGCCAAACGGGTGAAACTGCTTGA
- a CDS encoding DUF1232 domain-containing protein, whose protein sequence is MGIMQVIGIFIICGTILLLALMVLVAIPQSRLRDVLLQVVGWLFAGGCAAYVLSPVDVVPEVILGPFGLVDDLIALIVGIGSAVAAWQVRRRAGRSPVIDVSISGPERQQSSSEFVSRVGHVLLHSNGHLPVRKGGAK, encoded by the coding sequence ATGGGCATCATGCAGGTCATTGGCATCTTCATCATCTGTGGGACCATCTTGCTCTTGGCATTGATGGTTCTGGTCGCGATTCCGCAGAGCCGGTTGCGTGACGTACTGCTTCAGGTTGTGGGCTGGCTGTTTGCCGGTGGCTGCGCGGCGTACGTCTTGTCGCCAGTAGACGTAGTGCCGGAAGTGATCCTGGGACCGTTTGGCCTGGTGGACGACCTGATTGCCCTGATTGTGGGAATTGGGTCGGCCGTGGCCGCCTGGCAAGTACGGCGGCGAGCCGGAAGGTCGCCCGTCATTGATGTCTCCATCAGTGGACCGGAGAGACAGCAATCAAGTTCCGAGTTCGTTTCGCGTGTCGGCCATGTCTTGTTGCACTCGAACGGCCATCTCCCCGTCAGGAAAGGGGGTGCCAAGTGA
- a CDS encoding tyrosine-type recombinase/integrase, translating to MQRQSIEASVMQEAQDKSVVVVKERNVSVSDIPKLVSHCGAAAAFAWEEFFLGKIRNVHTRKTYLRAVRAFLAWCEKCNVELVKITPGMVGHYLDELPVSTPSKKLHLAAIRSFLDVLVQRHVIVLNPALSVRAPRYSALEGKTPEITVQQCRMLLASIRLNTPVDYRDRAVIAVLIYTAARAGAVARLRIKDFVHDGTQHSFRFAEKGGKSRLIPVRSNLEGFVREYLSIAALGDAPSDGPMFRSGYGRTGRLTDSAMSAIDICRMVKRRLKAAGIATAASPHSFRACAATDLLLQGVPLEDVQYLLGHSDSRVTKLYDRRSRRVTRNIVERISV from the coding sequence ATGCAGAGACAATCGATTGAAGCAAGCGTTATGCAGGAAGCTCAGGATAAGTCGGTAGTGGTTGTGAAGGAGCGAAACGTTTCGGTCAGCGACATACCGAAGCTCGTGTCTCACTGCGGCGCAGCGGCAGCATTCGCCTGGGAAGAATTCTTCCTGGGCAAGATCAGGAATGTCCACACCCGCAAGACGTATCTCCGCGCAGTTCGCGCGTTCCTCGCCTGGTGCGAGAAGTGCAACGTTGAACTCGTGAAGATCACGCCTGGAATGGTTGGGCACTATCTCGACGAGCTACCGGTGAGCACGCCGTCGAAAAAGCTGCACCTGGCGGCAATCCGCTCCTTCCTGGATGTCCTTGTGCAGCGGCATGTCATCGTGCTGAACCCGGCCTTGTCCGTCCGCGCTCCACGATACTCGGCACTTGAAGGAAAGACGCCCGAGATCACGGTCCAGCAATGCCGAATGCTTCTGGCCTCGATCCGACTCAATACGCCGGTGGACTATCGGGACCGGGCCGTCATTGCCGTGCTGATCTATACCGCCGCGCGGGCGGGTGCGGTGGCCCGCTTGCGGATCAAAGACTTTGTGCATGACGGAACCCAGCACTCCTTCCGGTTCGCCGAGAAGGGCGGCAAGTCTCGCCTCATCCCAGTGCGTTCCAATCTGGAAGGGTTTGTGCGCGAGTATCTCTCCATAGCGGCCCTGGGCGACGCGCCTTCCGATGGTCCCATGTTCCGCTCAGGGTATGGCAGAACGGGGAGGCTCACCGATTCCGCCATGTCGGCGATTGACATCTGCCGCATGGTGAAGCGGCGGTTGAAAGCGGCAGGAATCGCAACGGCGGCTTCGCCGCATTCGTTCCGTGCATGCGCCGCGACGGACCTCCTCCTTCAGGGTGTCCCGCTTGAAGACGTGCAGTACCTGTTGGGTCACTCCGACTCCCGTGTGACCAAGCTATACGATCGCCGTTCTCGTCGCGTCACGCGGAACATCGTCGAGCGGATCTCGGTCTAA
- a CDS encoding prepilin-type N-terminal cleavage/methylation domain-containing protein, translated as MISRCVRASNEVQQLGELMHNINSSHNHQQGGFTLIELSIVLVIIGLIVGGVLVGQDLIKAAEIRATVGQVEKYNAAINTFRTKYNGIPGDIVSAQATAFGLFGSGMTGAKGLGDGNGQLQAAGNPNYSGIGETLVFWRHLSDAGLVDGSYGANLASGGAPATANLMSEYLPTAKLGRGNYWTAAADAGQNYYVLGGVTALATTGDYTFAVAMTPIETFNIDVKLDDGAPNTGVVQARGANASAFANFNNAAVASAQAPSTAANTASSCTTKSDGTAPGGGEATAAANVYNRAQVAGNTPNCMLRFRFN; from the coding sequence ATGATCAGTCGATGCGTTCGCGCATCCAATGAAGTGCAACAACTAGGAGAACTTATGCATAATATCAATTCATCACACAACCATCAGCAGGGCGGTTTCACCCTAATCGAGCTATCGATCGTACTAGTCATCATCGGCCTGATCGTCGGTGGCGTCCTTGTTGGACAGGACCTTATTAAAGCAGCTGAAATACGCGCTACTGTTGGTCAGGTAGAAAAATACAATGCGGCTATCAATACCTTCCGAACCAAATACAACGGCATCCCAGGCGATATCGTATCTGCGCAGGCAACGGCATTCGGTCTGTTCGGATCCGGCATGACGGGCGCCAAGGGATTGGGAGATGGTAATGGTCAGCTACAGGCCGCGGGCAATCCAAATTACTCCGGTATTGGTGAAACGCTGGTATTCTGGCGACACCTGTCTGACGCAGGTTTAGTAGATGGTTCCTACGGCGCCAATCTTGCTTCCGGTGGTGCTCCGGCGACTGCCAACCTGATGTCTGAATACCTGCCAACTGCAAAGTTGGGACGTGGCAACTACTGGACTGCTGCGGCAGATGCTGGTCAGAACTACTACGTCCTTGGCGGTGTCACCGCACTTGCCACGACGGGAGACTACACCTTTGCAGTCGCTATGACTCCGATTGAAACGTTCAACATCGACGTAAAACTTGACGACGGGGCTCCGAACACCGGTGTAGTTCAGGCCCGTGGTGCTAACGCTTCTGCATTTGCAAACTTCAACAATGCGGCGGTCGCGTCCGCGCAGGCTCCCTCCACGGCTGCTAACACCGCAAGCTCCTGCACCACGAAAAGCGATGGTACGGCACCGGGCGGCGGCGAGGCAACTGCGGCGGCAAACGTATATAACCGCGCACAGGTTGCGGGCAATACGCCAAACTGTATGCTGCGTTTCCGCTTCAACTAG
- a CDS encoding ParB/RepB/Spo0J family partition protein — MKIPLVQILCDGNIRKQFDEAQIEGLAQTMSLLGQQVPAKGRMVDGKCVLTDGMRRFLAARKLGWESLEVDLEEGELNEGDLLQRQLVLNCQRSDIPALDKARAIARLMEVTRCNASGAASRLGMSNATVTRLLSLLELPEEVQREVESGKLAASTAYELARVSDPARQSAMVEAAKQGNLTRDAVTAQRKLASQPVAKPSRSVSRTSLSLGDGRALTVAGPDLSLDSLVSLLEELLGKCRKARSHGWELGTLVRALRDQSKA, encoded by the coding sequence GTGAAGATTCCCCTCGTGCAGATCCTCTGCGACGGCAACATCCGCAAGCAGTTCGACGAGGCCCAGATCGAGGGCCTCGCCCAGACCATGAGCCTCCTGGGGCAGCAAGTCCCGGCCAAGGGGCGAATGGTGGATGGCAAGTGCGTCTTGACCGATGGCATGCGGCGATTCCTGGCCGCGCGGAAGCTCGGCTGGGAATCGCTGGAGGTTGACCTCGAAGAGGGTGAGCTGAATGAAGGCGACCTTCTTCAACGCCAGCTCGTCCTCAACTGTCAGCGGAGCGATATTCCGGCGCTCGACAAGGCGCGGGCGATCGCCCGGCTCATGGAAGTGACGAGATGCAATGCTTCAGGCGCGGCCTCGCGCCTGGGTATGTCCAACGCCACGGTGACGCGACTTCTCAGTCTGCTTGAGTTGCCGGAGGAGGTTCAACGCGAGGTCGAATCCGGGAAGCTCGCCGCCAGTACGGCCTACGAACTGGCGCGAGTCTCCGATCCCGCCAGGCAGTCGGCCATGGTGGAAGCGGCGAAGCAGGGCAACCTCACTCGTGACGCGGTGACGGCGCAGCGCAAACTCGCCAGTCAGCCTGTGGCAAAGCCATCGCGCTCCGTCTCACGGACCTCGCTTTCTCTGGGCGACGGTCGTGCGCTGACGGTCGCAGGCCCGGACCTGTCGCTGGATTCGCTCGTCTCCCTGCTTGAGGAGTTGTTGGGCAAGTGCCGCAAGGCGCGCAGCCACGGTTGGGAACTTGGGACGCTGGTTCGGGCGCTTCGGGATCAGTCCAAGGCTTGA